One genomic window of Cupriavidus malaysiensis includes the following:
- a CDS encoding DUF2059 domain-containing protein, translating to MLKTTRQFAVLAASVSALMLAPYAHAQDADKTAAIKELLTVMQADQVVKNQGEMFQQNAKQDAPAVLEQVLIENKTLNDKQKQAVVDKLKKNGAVQRMVDGAGQAFTTDAFKKDAIQAHYEAFGKYYSTQELKDLTTFLKSSTGQKFMTNQGKATQEIWGSTMQKYGPQVGKAMRDAAEKEIAAAAK from the coding sequence ATGCTCAAAACCACTCGTCAATTCGCCGTTCTGGCGGCCTCCGTCTCCGCGCTCATGCTGGCGCCGTACGCGCACGCACAGGATGCGGACAAGACGGCCGCGATCAAGGAACTGCTGACGGTGATGCAGGCCGACCAGGTCGTCAAGAACCAGGGCGAGATGTTCCAGCAGAATGCCAAGCAGGACGCGCCGGCCGTGCTGGAGCAGGTGCTGATCGAGAACAAGACGCTGAACGACAAGCAGAAGCAGGCTGTGGTCGACAAGCTGAAGAAGAACGGCGCGGTCCAGCGCATGGTCGACGGCGCGGGCCAGGCCTTCACCACCGATGCCTTCAAGAAGGACGCGATCCAGGCCCACTACGAGGCTTTCGGCAAGTACTACAGCACCCAGGAACTCAAGGACCTGACCACCTTCCTGAAGTCGTCGACCGGCCAGAAGTTCATGACCAACCAGGGCAAGGCGACCCAGGAGATCTGGGGCTCGACCATGCAGAAGTACGGTCCGCAGGTCGGCAAGGCCATGCGTGACGCCGCCGAGAAGGAAATCGCCGCTGCTGCGAAGTAA
- the serC gene encoding 3-phosphoserine/phosphohydroxythreonine transaminase, which produces MNDPQNPALAAMMQRAVAERVYNFSPGPAALPAEVLQQAAEEMLSWHGSGVSVMEMSHRSREFESILAQAEADLRELLQVPKDYRILFLQGGAIGENAIVPLNLMRRLDAERPKADFVVTGTWSVKTEQEARRYGEVNIAASSVEQKFVRIPDVADWKLADDSAYLHLCTNETIVGVEFQEVPEVGQKHGRVVVADVSSHILSRPVDWSRLQVVYGGAQKNIGPAGVTIVIVREDLLGHAHPLCPSAFNWRLAAEHGSMYNTPPTYAIYIAGLVFQWLKRQGGVPAVEQRNIAKAKALYDFLDQSAFYRNEIDPSCRSRMNVPFFLADESRNEAFLAQARAAGLVQLKGHKSVGGMRASIYNAMPLEGVMALIDFMREFERSAA; this is translated from the coding sequence ATGAACGATCCTCAGAATCCAGCCCTTGCCGCCATGATGCAGCGCGCCGTGGCAGAGCGTGTCTACAATTTCTCTCCCGGTCCGGCAGCGCTGCCGGCCGAGGTGCTGCAGCAGGCGGCCGAGGAGATGCTGTCCTGGCATGGCTCCGGCGTTTCCGTGATGGAGATGAGCCACCGCAGCCGCGAGTTCGAAAGCATCCTGGCCCAGGCCGAGGCGGACCTGCGCGAACTGCTGCAGGTGCCCAAGGATTACCGCATCCTGTTCCTGCAGGGCGGCGCCATCGGCGAGAACGCCATCGTGCCGCTGAACCTGATGCGTCGCCTCGACGCCGAGCGGCCGAAGGCCGACTTCGTCGTGACCGGCACCTGGTCGGTCAAGACCGAGCAGGAGGCGCGCCGCTACGGCGAGGTCAATATCGCGGCTTCCAGCGTCGAGCAGAAGTTCGTGCGCATCCCCGATGTGGCGGACTGGAAGCTGGCCGACGATTCGGCCTACCTCCACCTGTGCACCAACGAGACCATCGTCGGCGTCGAGTTCCAGGAGGTGCCCGAGGTCGGGCAGAAGCACGGGCGCGTGGTGGTGGCGGATGTATCCAGCCACATCCTGTCGCGTCCGGTCGACTGGTCGCGGCTGCAGGTGGTCTATGGCGGTGCGCAGAAGAACATCGGCCCCGCCGGCGTGACCATCGTCATCGTGCGCGAGGACCTGCTCGGCCATGCGCATCCGCTGTGCCCGTCCGCCTTCAATTGGCGACTGGCCGCCGAGCATGGCTCGATGTACAACACGCCGCCGACCTACGCCATCTATATTGCCGGCCTGGTGTTCCAGTGGCTCAAGCGCCAAGGTGGTGTGCCCGCCGTCGAGCAGCGCAATATCGCCAAGGCCAAGGCACTGTACGATTTCCTCGACCAGAGCGCGTTCTACCGCAACGAGATCGATCCGAGCTGCCGTTCGCGCATGAACGTGCCGTTCTTCCTGGCCGACGAATCCCGCAACGAAGCCTTCCTGGCCCAGGCGCGCGCCGCCGGGCTGGTGCAGCTCAAGGGCCACAAGTCCGTGGGCGGCATGCGGGCGAGCATCTACAACGCAATGCCGCTCGAGGGCGTGATGGCGCTCATCGACTTCATGCGCGAATTCGAGCGCAGCGCGGCCTGA
- the pheA gene encoding prephenate dehydratase yields MTSQDKQDAAEETQPAGSQPSAAEQALSVELAPLREQIDTVDRELLAMLNRRAQLALDVGEVKKKYGAPVFRPERELQVIRKVQGANPGPLLGESVAAIWREVMSACRGLEKPLEVAFLGPVGTFTEQALYAHFGHEVSGVPCPSIDEVFRAVEAGTVEYGVVPVENSTEGAVSRTLDLFLQTSLKISGEIALKVHHNLMASSPDMKGVTVVRAHAQALAQCQHWLSANYPHLERQAVSSNAEAARMASEDPSVAAIAGEQAANRYHLHIVRSHIQDDPHNRTRFVVIGRYETEPSGSDQTSLILSVPNKAGAVYQLLAPLAQNGVSMCRFESRPARSGAWEYYFYVDVEGHQREPSVAQAIDELRRNAAYLKVLGSYPSSK; encoded by the coding sequence ATGACAAGCCAAGACAAGCAAGACGCCGCCGAGGAGACACAGCCGGCCGGCAGCCAACCCAGTGCGGCCGAACAGGCCCTGTCGGTCGAACTCGCGCCGCTGCGCGAGCAGATCGATACCGTGGATCGCGAACTGCTCGCCATGCTCAACCGCCGCGCCCAGCTCGCGCTGGACGTGGGTGAGGTGAAGAAGAAGTACGGTGCGCCGGTGTTCCGCCCCGAGCGCGAACTGCAGGTGATCCGCAAGGTGCAGGGAGCCAATCCCGGACCGCTGCTGGGTGAAAGCGTGGCGGCGATCTGGCGCGAAGTGATGTCGGCATGCCGCGGCCTGGAGAAGCCGCTGGAGGTTGCCTTCCTGGGGCCGGTCGGCACCTTTACCGAGCAGGCGCTCTACGCGCACTTCGGCCACGAGGTCAGCGGCGTGCCGTGCCCGAGCATTGACGAGGTGTTCCGCGCGGTCGAGGCCGGCACCGTCGAGTATGGTGTGGTGCCGGTCGAGAATTCGACCGAGGGCGCGGTATCGCGCACGCTCGACCTGTTCCTGCAGACCTCGCTGAAGATCAGCGGCGAGATCGCGCTGAAGGTGCATCACAACCTGATGGCCTCGTCGCCCGACATGAAGGGTGTGACCGTGGTGCGCGCGCATGCGCAGGCGCTGGCACAGTGCCAGCACTGGCTGAGCGCCAACTACCCGCACCTGGAGCGGCAGGCGGTGTCGAGCAATGCCGAGGCTGCGCGCATGGCGAGCGAGGATCCGAGCGTGGCGGCGATCGCCGGCGAACAGGCCGCCAACCGCTACCACCTGCACATCGTGCGCTCCCATATCCAGGATGATCCGCACAATCGCACGCGCTTCGTGGTGATCGGTCGCTACGAGACCGAGCCGTCCGGCAGCGACCAGACCTCGCTGATCCTGTCGGTGCCGAACAAGGCCGGCGCGGTCTACCAGCTGCTGGCGCCGCTGGCCCAGAACGGTGTGTCGATGTGCCGCTTCGAGTCCCGACCCGCACGCAGCGGTGCCTGGGAGTATTACTTCTACGTCGACGTCGAAGGCCACCAGCGCGAGCCATCCGTGGCGCAGGCGATCGACGAACTGCGCCGCAACGCGGCCTACCTGAAGGTGCTGGGTTCCTACCCGTCCAGCAAGTAG
- the hisC gene encoding histidinol-phosphate transaminase, with amino-acid sequence MAEQGGNVRFGPDYVRAISPYVAGKPIAEVAREFGLDEAGIVKLASNENPLGMPESARRAVAAAAADLGRYPDANGFELKAALSARFGVPADWLTLGNGSNDILELAAHALVQPGEAIVYAEYSFAVYALATQEVGARAIEVRARDYGHDLDAMAAAITADTRLVFIANPNNPTGTFLPAGQIAAFLAKVPSHVVVVLDEAYNEYLEPAQQYDSIEWVRRYPNLLVSRTFSKAYGLAGLRVGYAVAQPALTDLLNRIRQPFNVNSLAQAAAIAALGDAAFLRESAELNRAGKAQLAGAFERLGLEYVPSSGNFVLVRVGDDDEAGNRVNLALLKQGVIVRPVGGYKLPRWLRITVGLPEENAACIAALETALK; translated from the coding sequence ATGGCAGAGCAGGGCGGCAACGTGCGATTCGGGCCGGACTATGTGCGGGCGATTTCCCCCTACGTGGCCGGCAAGCCGATCGCCGAGGTGGCGCGCGAGTTCGGGCTGGACGAGGCGGGCATCGTCAAGCTGGCCTCCAACGAGAACCCGCTCGGCATGCCGGAGTCGGCGCGCCGCGCCGTCGCGGCGGCGGCCGCGGACCTCGGGCGCTATCCCGACGCCAACGGCTTCGAGCTGAAGGCGGCGCTGTCGGCTCGCTTCGGCGTGCCGGCCGACTGGCTGACGCTCGGCAACGGCAGCAACGATATTCTTGAGCTGGCGGCGCACGCCCTGGTGCAGCCGGGCGAAGCAATCGTCTACGCGGAATACTCCTTCGCCGTCTACGCGCTCGCCACGCAGGAAGTCGGCGCGCGCGCCATCGAAGTGCGGGCGCGCGACTACGGCCACGACCTCGACGCGATGGCAGCCGCCATCACGGCCGACACGCGGCTGGTCTTCATTGCCAATCCCAACAATCCGACCGGCACCTTCCTGCCGGCCGGGCAGATTGCCGCCTTCCTGGCCAAGGTGCCGTCGCATGTGGTGGTGGTGTTGGACGAGGCTTACAACGAATACCTGGAGCCTGCGCAGCAGTACGACTCCATCGAGTGGGTGCGCCGGTATCCGAATCTGCTGGTGTCGCGTACCTTCTCCAAGGCCTATGGCCTGGCCGGGCTGCGCGTCGGCTACGCGGTCGCCCAGCCCGCGCTGACCGACCTGCTCAACCGTATCCGGCAGCCGTTCAACGTCAACAGCCTGGCCCAGGCGGCAGCCATCGCGGCGCTGGGCGATGCGGCCTTCCTGCGCGAGAGCGCGGAGCTGAACCGGGCCGGCAAGGCCCAGTTGGCCGGGGCCTTCGAGCGCCTCGGCCTCGAATATGTGCCCTCGTCCGGCAACTTCGTGCTGGTGCGCGTCGGTGATGACGACGAGGCCGGCAACCGCGTGAACCTGGCCTTGCTCAAGCAGGGCGTGATCGTGCGTCCGGTCGGTGGCTACAAGTTGCCTCGCTGGCTGCGCATCACCGTCGGCCTGCCCGAGGAGAACGCGGCCTGCATCGCCGCGCTCGAGACCGCGCTGAAGTAA
- a CDS encoding prephenate dehydrogenase, with translation MSALHFSRVVIVGVGLIGGSLALALKRAGVAGKVIGVGRSRASLERAQALGVIDEAAPLEVAAKGASLIVLCAPVAQTFALLHALEPHLEPGTIVTDAGSTKSDVIMAAKTALGDKVAQFVPAHPIAGRELNGVEAALAGLYEGKKTVLCPLQENARADVAAVRAMWEAAGADCHVMSAVQHDAVFAAVSHLPHVLSYALVAQVANAEDAALKLDFAGGGFRDFTRIAASSPEMWRDICVANRDALLREIATYQSVLAHLKARIEASDGEGLERVFARASQARLAWGAQRAAAANVEP, from the coding sequence GTGTCCGCTCTTCATTTTTCCCGTGTCGTCATCGTCGGTGTCGGCCTGATCGGAGGTTCGCTCGCGCTGGCGCTCAAGCGGGCCGGTGTGGCCGGCAAGGTGATCGGTGTCGGGCGCTCCCGGGCCTCGCTCGAGCGGGCCCAGGCACTGGGCGTGATCGACGAAGCCGCGCCGCTGGAGGTTGCGGCCAAGGGCGCCAGCCTGATCGTGCTGTGCGCGCCGGTGGCGCAGACCTTCGCCTTGCTGCACGCGCTCGAGCCGCATCTCGAGCCGGGCACCATCGTCACCGATGCCGGCAGCACCAAGTCCGACGTCATCATGGCGGCCAAGACCGCGCTGGGCGACAAGGTGGCGCAGTTCGTTCCCGCCCATCCGATCGCCGGGCGCGAGCTCAACGGCGTCGAGGCCGCGCTGGCGGGGCTCTATGAAGGCAAGAAGACCGTGCTGTGCCCGCTGCAGGAGAACGCGCGTGCGGATGTCGCCGCCGTGCGGGCGATGTGGGAAGCGGCAGGCGCCGATTGCCACGTGATGTCCGCGGTCCAGCACGATGCCGTGTTCGCGGCCGTCAGCCACCTGCCGCACGTGTTGTCCTACGCGCTGGTGGCCCAGGTGGCCAATGCCGAGGACGCCGCACTGAAACTGGATTTCGCCGGCGGCGGCTTCCGCGACTTCACCCGCATCGCGGCGTCATCGCCGGAGATGTGGCGCGACATCTGCGTGGCGAACCGTGATGCGCTGCTGCGCGAGATCGCCACCTACCAGTCCGTGCTGGCGCACCTGAAGGCGCGGATCGAGGCCAGCGACGGCGAAGGCCTGGAACGCGTCTTCGCGCGCGCCAGCCAGGCGCGGCTCGCCTGGGGCGCCCAGCGCGCCGCCGCTGCCAACGTCGAACCGTGA
- the aroA gene encoding 3-phosphoshikimate 1-carboxyvinyltransferase, which yields MEHLTIGPLTRAAGTVRLPGSKSISNRVLLLAALADGETRVRDLLDSDDTRVMLQALQALGVAWRQDGADYLVSGTGGGFPIKSAELFMGNAGTAIRPLTAALALQGGSYRLSGVQRMHERPIGDLVDGLRQVGARIDYLGTEGYPPLAVHPASIRIDGPIRVRGDVSSQFLTALLMALPLVQAPDGRIVIEVVGELISKPYIEITLNLMARFGVVVERDGWSRFVLPAGARYRSPGEIFVEGDASSASYFLAAGAIGGGPLRVEGVGMASIQGDVRFADALNRMGANMMAGDNWIEVRGTERDDGGLHAIELDCNHIPDAAMTLAVAALFAKGTTTLTNIASWRVKETDRIAAMAKELRKLGAEVEEGADYLRVTPPQQWQSPAEGIDTYDDHRMAMCFALAAFGPLPVRINEPGCVAKTFPDYFQVLAGVAR from the coding sequence ATGGAACACCTTACGATCGGTCCTCTCACCCGTGCCGCCGGCACGGTCCGCCTGCCGGGCTCCAAGAGCATCTCCAACCGTGTGCTGCTGCTGGCCGCCCTGGCCGACGGCGAGACGCGCGTGCGCGATCTGCTCGATTCGGACGACACGCGGGTGATGCTGCAGGCCCTCCAGGCGCTGGGCGTGGCCTGGCGGCAGGACGGTGCCGATTATCTCGTGAGCGGCACCGGCGGCGGATTCCCCATCAAGTCGGCCGAGCTTTTCATGGGCAATGCCGGCACCGCGATCCGTCCGCTGACCGCGGCGCTGGCGCTGCAGGGCGGCAGCTACCGCTTGTCCGGCGTGCAGCGCATGCACGAGCGGCCGATCGGTGACCTGGTCGATGGCCTGCGCCAGGTCGGCGCGCGCATCGACTACCTGGGCACGGAGGGCTATCCTCCGCTGGCGGTGCATCCGGCGTCGATCCGCATCGATGGGCCGATCCGCGTGCGCGGCGACGTTTCCAGCCAGTTCCTGACCGCGCTGCTGATGGCGCTGCCGCTGGTGCAGGCGCCCGATGGCCGCATCGTGATCGAGGTGGTGGGCGAGCTGATCTCCAAGCCCTATATCGAGATCACCCTGAACCTGATGGCGCGTTTCGGCGTGGTGGTCGAGCGCGATGGCTGGTCGCGCTTCGTGCTGCCGGCGGGGGCGCGCTACCGCTCGCCTGGCGAGATCTTCGTCGAGGGCGATGCCTCGTCGGCGTCCTACTTCCTGGCGGCTGGCGCCATCGGCGGCGGCCCGCTGCGCGTGGAGGGTGTCGGCATGGCCAGTATCCAGGGGGACGTCCGCTTCGCCGATGCGCTCAATCGCATGGGTGCCAACATGATGGCGGGCGACAACTGGATCGAGGTGCGTGGCACCGAGCGCGACGATGGCGGCCTGCATGCCATCGAGCTCGATTGCAACCACATTCCCGACGCGGCGATGACGCTGGCGGTAGCCGCGCTGTTCGCCAAGGGCACCACCACGCTGACCAACATCGCCAGCTGGCGGGTCAAGGAAACCGACCGCATCGCGGCGATGGCGAAGGAATTGCGCAAGCTCGGCGCGGAGGTGGAGGAGGGCGCGGACTACCTGCGCGTGACGCCGCCGCAGCAATGGCAAAGTCCGGCCGAGGGCATCGACACCTATGATGATCATCGGATGGCGATGTGTTTTGCGCTGGCGGCCTTCGGGCCGCTGCCGGTGCGCATCAATGAGCCGGGCTGCGTGGCGAAGACCTTCCCCGACTACTTCCAGGTCCTGGCCGGCGTCGCACGCTGA
- a CDS encoding DUF2061 domain-containing protein yields the protein MAKTLSFGVMHLGIAFSVTYALTGSLAISGAITFIEPAVNTVAHYFFERFWARREARAHAAGPAEPAAPAAADAMPGG from the coding sequence ATGGCCAAAACCCTGTCGTTCGGCGTCATGCACCTCGGCATCGCCTTCAGCGTCACCTACGCGCTGACCGGCAGCCTGGCCATCAGCGGCGCCATCACCTTCATCGAGCCGGCCGTCAACACCGTGGCCCACTACTTCTTCGAACGCTTCTGGGCACGGCGCGAAGCCCGCGCCCATGCGGCAGGACCGGCGGAACCGGCTGCGCCCGCCGCGGCGGATGCCATGCCGGGCGGCTGA
- the cmk gene encoding (d)CMP kinase, producing MTIVDVITIDGPTASGKGTVAHKVADALAFHLLDSGALYRLVALASVRVDIDVQDVEALAKLAASLDVKFGPDRVWLAGEEVSLAIRAEAIGNRASALAVHQPVRDALTRLQRDFRKLPGLVADGRDMGTVIFPDAGLKVFLTASAEARARRRYKQLIDKGISANIEDLLRDLEARDARDRTRAAAPLRPAEDARLLDTSDMTVEQAVAQVLAWHAETRA from the coding sequence ATGACTATCGTTGATGTCATCACCATCGATGGACCCACGGCTTCCGGCAAGGGTACTGTCGCGCACAAGGTCGCCGATGCGCTGGCCTTCCACCTGCTCGACAGCGGTGCCTTGTACCGGCTGGTGGCGCTGGCCAGCGTGCGCGTGGACATCGACGTCCAGGATGTCGAGGCGCTTGCAAAACTGGCGGCCAGCCTCGATGTCAAGTTCGGCCCGGACCGGGTCTGGCTGGCTGGCGAGGAAGTGAGCCTGGCGATACGCGCCGAGGCGATCGGCAACCGCGCCTCGGCGCTCGCGGTGCATCAGCCGGTACGCGACGCCCTGACCAGGCTGCAGCGCGACTTCCGCAAGCTGCCGGGGCTGGTGGCGGACGGGCGCGACATGGGCACCGTGATCTTTCCCGACGCCGGGCTGAAAGTGTTCTTGACGGCAAGCGCCGAGGCACGCGCCCGGAGACGCTATAAACAATTGATTGATAAGGGGATTTCTGCTAATATCGAAGACCTTTTGCGTGACCTCGAGGCGCGCGACGCGCGGGATCGTACCCGTGCCGCCGCGCCGCTGCGTCCCGCCGAAGATGCGCGGCTGCTCGATACCTCCGACATGACGGTGGAGCAGGCGGTTGCGCAGGTGCTCGCGTGGCATGCCGAAACGCGCGCGTGA
- the rpsA gene encoding 30S ribosomal protein S1, with amino-acid sequence MSDLQTNESFAALFEESIARSNMKAGEVISAEVVRIDHNFVVVNAGLKSEAFVPVEEFLNDQGELEVQAGDYVSVAIDALENGYGDTILSRDKAKRLASWLNLEKALEDGEIISGTVTGKVKGGLTVMVNGIRAFLPGSLVDVRPIKDTTPYEGKTLEFKVIKLDRKRNNVVLSRRAVVEATLGEERQKLMETLKEGAIVNGIVKNITDYGAFVDLGGIDGLLHITDLAWRRVRHPSEVLSVGQEITAKILKFDQEKNRVSLGVKQLGEDPWVGISRRYPQGTRLFGKVTNLTDYGAFVEIEAGIEGLVHVSEMDWTNKNVAPSKVVQLGDEVEVMVLDIDEDKRRISLGMKQCKANPWDDFSRNHKKGDKLSGQIKSITDFGVFIGLPGGIDGLVHLSDLSWNEAGEEAVRKYKKGDEVEAVVLGIDVDKERISLGIKQLSGDPFNNFISANDKGSIVTGTIKAVDAKGAVVQLADDVEGYLRASEIAADRVEDARNVLKEGEQITALVVNVDRKSRNINLSIKAKDNAEQQEAMQKFQADTSTAGTTNLGALLKAKLGQDNQ; translated from the coding sequence ATGTCCGACCTGCAAACTAACGAATCCTTTGCCGCACTGTTCGAGGAATCGATCGCCCGCTCCAATATGAAGGCTGGCGAAGTGATCTCCGCTGAAGTCGTGCGCATCGACCACAACTTCGTGGTCGTCAACGCCGGCCTCAAGTCCGAGGCTTTCGTGCCGGTGGAGGAGTTCCTGAACGACCAGGGCGAACTCGAAGTGCAGGCCGGCGACTACGTCTCCGTGGCCATCGACGCGCTCGAGAACGGCTATGGCGACACCATCCTTTCGCGCGACAAGGCCAAGCGCCTGGCCTCGTGGCTGAACCTCGAGAAGGCCCTGGAAGACGGCGAGATCATCTCGGGTACCGTGACCGGCAAGGTCAAGGGCGGCCTGACCGTCATGGTCAACGGCATCCGCGCCTTCCTGCCCGGCTCGCTGGTCGACGTGCGTCCGATCAAGGACACCACGCCGTACGAAGGCAAGACCCTGGAATTCAAGGTCATCAAGCTGGATCGCAAGCGCAACAACGTGGTGCTGTCGCGCCGCGCCGTGGTGGAAGCGACCCTGGGCGAAGAGCGCCAGAAGCTGATGGAAACCCTGAAGGAAGGCGCCATCGTCAACGGTATCGTCAAGAACATCACCGACTACGGTGCGTTCGTTGACCTGGGCGGCATCGACGGCCTGCTGCACATCACCGACCTGGCATGGCGCCGCGTCCGCCACCCGAGCGAAGTGCTGTCGGTTGGCCAGGAAATCACCGCCAAGATCCTCAAGTTCGACCAGGAAAAGAACCGCGTCTCGCTGGGCGTGAAGCAACTGGGCGAAGATCCGTGGGTCGGCATCTCGCGCCGCTACCCGCAAGGCACCCGCCTGTTCGGCAAGGTGACCAACCTGACCGACTACGGCGCGTTCGTCGAGATCGAAGCCGGCATCGAAGGCCTGGTGCACGTGTCGGAAATGGACTGGACCAACAAGAACGTGGCCCCGTCCAAGGTTGTCCAGCTGGGTGACGAAGTCGAAGTCATGGTGCTGGATATCGACGAAGACAAGCGTCGTATCAGCCTGGGCATGAAGCAGTGCAAGGCCAACCCGTGGGACGATTTCAGCCGCAACCACAAGAAGGGCGACAAGCTGTCGGGCCAGATCAAGTCGATCACCGACTTCGGCGTGTTCATCGGCCTGCCCGGTGGCATCGACGGCCTGGTCCACCTGTCCGACCTGTCCTGGAACGAAGCCGGCGAAGAAGCCGTGCGCAAGTACAAGAAGGGCGACGAAGTGGAAGCCGTGGTGCTGGGTATCGACGTCGACAAGGAACGCATCTCGCTGGGTATCAAGCAGCTGTCGGGCGATCCGTTCAACAACTTCATCTCGGCCAACGACAAGGGCTCCATCGTGACCGGCACCATCAAGGCGGTGGATGCCAAGGGCGCCGTGGTGCAGCTGGCTGACGACGTGGAAGGCTACCTGCGCGCTTCGGAAATCGCGGCTGACCGCGTGGAAGATGCTCGCAACGTGCTGAAGGAAGGCGAACAGATCACCGCCCTGGTGGTGAACGTCGACCGCAAGTCGCGCAACATCAACCTGTCGATCAAGGCCAAGGACAACGCAGAGCAGCAGGAAGCGATGCAGAAGTTCCAGGCCGATACCAGCACTGCCGGCACGACCAACCTGGGCGCGCTGCTGAAGGCCAAGCTGGGCCAGGACAACCAGTAA
- a CDS encoding integration host factor subunit beta — MTKSELVEKLAGRFPQLLLRDADISVKTILDAMSDALADGHRIEIRGFGSFGLNRRPPRVGRNPKSGERVLVPEKRVPHFKAGKELRERVDRSLLRSPVNGGSGGGGAHAAHGQAGQSAQAGGSALLDGGLNLVRS; from the coding sequence ATGACCAAGTCCGAGCTCGTCGAAAAACTGGCTGGCCGTTTCCCGCAGCTGCTGCTGCGCGATGCGGACATTTCGGTGAAAACGATCCTCGACGCGATGTCCGATGCGCTGGCCGACGGCCATCGCATCGAGATCCGCGGCTTCGGCAGCTTCGGTCTGAACCGGCGTCCGCCGCGCGTTGGCCGCAATCCCAAGTCCGGCGAACGCGTGCTGGTGCCCGAGAAACGGGTGCCGCACTTCAAGGCGGGCAAGGAATTGCGCGAGCGGGTGGACCGTTCGCTGCTGCGGTCGCCGGTCAACGGCGGCAGCGGTGGCGGCGGTGCGCATGCCGCCCATGGCCAGGCCGGGCAATCGGCCCAGGCGGGTGGCAGCGCGCTGTTGGACGGCGGGCTGAACCTGGTCCGCTCCTGA
- a CDS encoding LapA family protein → MKLVAWTIRIVLFVLLFVLALRNTGEAALQLFFGAVWHAPLILILLAAFALGIVAALIAVAPALMRQRMEASRLRRSLDAARAQQAAESSERGTGVPYNIMGPKV, encoded by the coding sequence ATGAAACTTGTTGCCTGGACCATCCGCATCGTGCTGTTCGTGCTGCTGTTCGTGCTGGCACTGCGAAATACCGGCGAGGCGGCGCTGCAGTTGTTTTTCGGCGCAGTCTGGCACGCGCCGTTGATCCTGATCCTGCTTGCCGCCTTCGCGCTCGGCATCGTCGCCGCGCTGATCGCGGTCGCGCCGGCGCTGATGCGCCAGCGCATGGAGGCCAGCCGTTTGCGCCGTTCGCTGGATGCGGCACGCGCGCAGCAGGCGGCAGAGAGCAGTGAGCGCGGGACGGGCGTTCCCTACAACATAATGGGACCGAAAGTCTGA